In the Oncorhynchus nerka isolate Pitt River linkage group LG6, Oner_Uvic_2.0, whole genome shotgun sequence genome, tgactggtactgtgtatatatatatatatatatatatatatacacagtgccttcggaaagtattcagacccctttactttttccacattttgttacagccttattctaaaattgattaactggtttattttccctcatcaatctacacaaaataccccacaatgacaaagcaaaaacaggtttttagaaatattggctaatttattataaataaaaaaacttaaatattacatttacataagtattcagaccctttagtcagtactttgttgaagcatctttgtcagtaattacagcctcgagtcttcttgggtatgacgctacaagcctggcacccctgtatttggggagtttctcccattcttctctacagatcctctcaagctctcaggttggatggggagcatcgctgcacagctattttcaggtctctccagagatgttcaatcgggtttaactccgggctctggcttggccactcaaggacattcagagacttgtcccgaagccactcctgcgttgtcttggctgtgtgctaagggtcgttgtcctgttgtaggtgaaccttcgccccagtctgaggtcctgagccctctggagcaggttttcatcaaggatctctctgtactttgcgccttCCACTGTCCATTGcgcctgccactgaaaaacatccccacagcatgattcttcAACCACCATTCtccactgtagggatggtgccaggttcctccacagcatgattctTCAACCACCATTCtccactgtagggatggtgccaggttcctccacagcatgattctTCAACCACCATTCtccactgtagggatggtgccaggttcctccacagcatgattctTCAACCACCATTCtccactgtagggatggtgccaggttcctccacagcatgattctTCAACCACCATTCtccactgtagggatggtgccaggttcctccacagcatgattctTCAACCACCATGCtccactgtagggatggtgccaggttcctcCAGACgttacgcttggcattcaggccaaatagttcaatcttgatatcatcagaccagagaatgttgtttctcatagtctgagagtctttatttgccttttggcaaactccaagcaggctgtcatgtgccttttactaggagtggcttccgcctggccactctatcataaagtcCTAATTAGTTCAGTCCTGCAGAGATGGCGGTCCTTCTgaaaggttatcccatctccacagaggaactctagagccctgtcagagtgaccatcgggttcttggtcacatccctgaccaacgCCCTTAACCTCCGATTACGCAGTTTGCcaggacggccagctctaggaagagtcttggtggttccaaacttcttccatctaataatgatggaggccacttcgttcttggggaccttcaacactgcagacatttcttggtacccttcaccagatctgtgtctcgacacaatcctgtttcggagctctacggacaactccttcaacctcatggcttggtttttgctctgacatgcactgtcaactgtgggaccttatatagacaggtgtgtgcctttccaaatcatgtaaaatcaattgaatttatcacaggtggactccaatcaagttgtagaaacatcacaatgatgatcaatggaaacaggatgcacctgagctcaatttcgagtctcatagcaaagggtctgaattcttatgtaaaataagatatttctgtttaaacatgttttctctttgtcattatgagtgattgtgtgtagcttgctgaggattttttttgtatttaatacattttagaataaggcagtaatgtaaaaaatgtgtggaaaaagtcaaggggtctggaaACTTTACTTGGTTTGAACAAGGAATTCAACTTCTCTTGGGGGACAATGTGATGTCTTTAATTGGCCCAGGTGCTTACTTATGTTACTGGCATCAGTAGTATGTTAACTCGTGCAACAGGAGGCATCACTCTCCCTGAATCCACACCATCAGCAGAATGACTAAGCAAAATATCCACAGGGTCAAAAAGAAATGACCTCATGGGGACTAggcaaaacacacagccagaccacacacacagttatacacacatacaactacatctacacacacaccggTGGGAGAGCCAACCAGAGATGGTCCTTTCTTGAGATGTGCATACTGTACATAGCCAGCTTTGTTCTGTTCTGCTCAGTAGCGCATGGATTTGCTCTCTCCCTAACATGGTGGCCCGGTGGGCTCAAGTTGTGCTCTGCTCCCCTCGCTGCACTGAACCTGCCACCCAGAGGCCAGAACTTCTTACATGTGATACCACTGAACTCCTGTGATGGGAGATTTCTCTCACATTGCCGGACAGTAGCTCTGCAGAAAAACACATAACAGTTCCCTATGCAGTTAGCCTGTTGTCCCATTAGCACAGGGCGGCAGTCTGCTGGGGAGTACATTGCTGTAGTAAATGGATGAGGTGAGGCGTGCCGAGGGCAGGAGATAATGGACACAGGGTGGGTCAGAGGGGGGAGTTTGGTCCTCTGGGGTGCAACTCTCTGACCCTCCTTGGCATGCTTCTGCGCTTTCCCCTGAATCACTGTAGTCATTCCAGCCTCATGCAGGCCTATGAACGGACTATTCTTTCTGTCAAATGTTAGTTATTAAGAGTATATAAACAAAGCGATAAAATGGGGCCCTGCTCTGCACAGAAGTGGTACATATGTAACGGAGTGGGAAGGCAGTGTCTTGCactgtgatggtgtgtgtatataggagTGAGAGTGTATACAGGGTGTGTTTAGTGCACCTGTCTCTCTAGTTTGATGTGGATGTCTTGGTGTGACCATATGGTACAGAAGGCCTGGCTGCTCTTCCTCACACTAATGGAAGACTTTCCAACAAACAAATCCTGAACTTAAGGTTCTCTTAACTGACCATGTTGTCTGGCAGGATTTGTCATGCAAAAGGTTCGCAGGGGATATTAATAGACTTTGCGATTGTGACATTAAATAGTTGTGAAATAGTAGTTGGATCTGTAAGAGAGTTTTGTAATACATTTCCATTAACAAATACACCTACTATATTACACatgctctctgtccctccctccctccctcccactccctctctaacacacacacatacacaagcgcAGGGCCTTGCCACCTCAGCTCTTGTAAGGGTTGAACTGCAGCTGTggaggttgagaggagagaatggtTTAACTGTGACGTGTCCACCCCCTCCAGGAGCAAACAGAGGGTCAGAGGCATTACACACTTTTTTTCCCTTTTCTTTGTGACACACACACTTGGTTACTCACTCGCAAACACTCTCGTAGACACCCCCCCCCCATCGCTCTTTCAAACCTGCACACACTGTCATTGTAAAACATGGTGAACTCACAGACAAGTCTTCTTTCCTGTGTGAAATCTTCTTCTTCTTGCTATCTTCAGGTCCCTAGTTTGTGTCCCTGTTGCTCTGTGCTCGATGTGCTGTTCTAGTCCGCTGCTGGTGGTGGTCCCTGGTGTGTTGTGAGCATGAAGAGCTGAAGTGGTCCTTCTGTCTGTCCTGCTCCTGCCTCTATGGCCCTGAGAGAGTGAGTGGGGAGATCGACAGCTGGAGCAGCTGAATGcatgcaggggagggagagagaaaaagagagagggagagaggagagaaggacagcCCATTTCTACCCCCACTCTGGCCCCCTGCACTGCCATCCTCCACCCTCCCACCGACCCCCCTCTCTGACCCCCCAGGATGCAAATTCCTGGTCTGCGGCCCAAATTCCAAATCTGTCCAAATCACAGGCGGAACAACAACTTGCATAGAttcacacacatactcccacCTCCCCCCTGTGCCCCCACTCACTGGTCACGcaacacacctggtttcatttcAAATCACCCTCCACAGCTTCACAACTCACTCCCCCACTCACCCCCCATCTATCTATCCTTACCTCCCccatctttttctctctttctgtacagCCACTTAGTTTCCTTCACTCTCGTCCAATCTGACACAGACAGATATTTATAGCTTGGGAGAGAAGTTGGTGGAATGTGGACAAAATAAAATtgctaaggagagagggaaagagacaagcCCTCTTGGAAAAGTGGTTAGCTTTTCTAACTACTAATAAATATTTAAACTGGAGGTCCTTTCTGGAtgatatacagagacagacatgttTATATGTAAAAGCATGGAAAGAGTGACTGAAGTAATCATCCATTTCTTCAAGCGGTTTTGTTgtaactacagtactactactttGGCAACACAGTATCTCTTCTAACAATTACATGAAAGCTGTGTACTCCAGGACAGCTCTACTACCGTATACAGACAGAGAAATATGTTCatccttattattattattatccaagTGTCTAAATTGTTAGTTATAATTTCACATTCCTAGTTGACAAGGAAATAAGCAGTGTCATTATTGTCATTACACACACCTAATCATgggttgcttgtgtgtgtgtgtgtggggggggagctGTCTTCGCAGGAGACGTCACTGTCAGAAATCCCCAACCCTCCCCCAGCTGACAAATTGCGCCCCCTCCCGTTGCTGCTACCCAACCCCCAGTGGCCACACACAGACTCAATTCACTACGGTCTTCTCATTTCATAATCCACTCAGGTTTATTTTTACTATGCAGATGCATTCCCAATATAGTCATTACCAATATTCATTCATCCATACTGGGGTGTATGAGATTCTAACCACTTCCTTGGCATGTTAAAACTGTGAAAGATCTAAGCGTTATATTAAACCAAAAGGGTCCCAACACCTGCAGCTGCCGTCAGTTTTTAAATTGTAGTACTTTGCATCTGACATTGTAACACACACAAGCACTCACAACATATGCCCAAATACACACCGTATCTCCTTCACAGATCTGCAATACAATCAGCACAGAGACACCGTCGGTATAAAATCAGTTGACtttatttacaataaaaatgAGGAGATATACATGATGACGTCGCAAAGTAGGTCGTcagaagagacagagggggaaaaaaactgcATAACAGCATGAAGGACGGAGAAATGTGGGCACTGGCATTAGAGGAGGAAGGCATCTGACAGACAGAGCTGAGGATTTACATGATGActgcagacagaaagagggaaagaAGACATGACTCCGATATAAAAGAGGACAGAAAGTTCCGAGTAGATAGTTGAGCGAGGTCTACGTCTCAGTCATGGTACATTTTGAGGATGCAGCTTTTTATCACTCCCATGTACCTGTCCCACACTACCTGgtgtctgagagagaggaggaagagagaagaagacaaaTTCTCATTATGAGAACTGGCTAAGGTTCCTAATATGGAGCGATTCTTTGTTAATTCACTTTAAAGAGAGGCCTATGTTTTAATATGGTTGTCTGATGAATATGTCTTTGCTGAGTGTGTCGTGGTGCAGGGTTGTGTAAACCGTTAACTACATTCCAGAATGGCTGCGCTAGAAACAAGGTAACTATAGTTTAAAGAAACGTGGAGAGAGATGCAGTGACACCCACTGGTGACAACTGGGATGTGAATATGAAGAAAAACATAAAACAGCCTTTGACCTTGATGAGTGCCAGACAGCACAATATGTATAACAATTATATTATACTCACTTGAATGTGTCGAGTACGTGTGCAGAGTTAGTGTAGTGAGTGAGGTAGAGTCGCATGTCTCCTGCTGTCCATTTGTCTGACCGACACGGCTCAATGAactggcagggagggagggagggagggagggggaaagatgaCATCAGTCTCATGGGCAGCAGAAATGTCTGTAGACCTTATTGGCCTCATAACCCAGAGCCAGTGTTGAATATAGAGACGAAAGatgtactactacactactaatgATTTATAAATGTACCTTTTCCACCAGATCAATGAAGAAGTCTCTGACTTCTTTTGTGTTGGTTAGTTTGGCAGCAATGTTGACAAGGCCTCTGGAGAGATTCTTTGgcaaaaatagagagagaagagtttGTTTCAAATATTTATCAAATAATGAAAAGCTTTTTGATACTGCAGTTTAGAAATAATTGATACTGCAGTTTAGAAATAATTAAACTCAAGTGAACTGATTGAATTAGACAATGTACGTGCACATTTGACCCCATATAACCATGGTTACCACAATGACTATTGACTGATTTACAGATTGTTGTAGTAGGCTGGACATCACCTATGAAACTGGGTGATGTCCAGCCATGTTGGATAAACACAAGCATGTCACTCACCTTGAAGTTGGCTTCCATCTCATTAAATGCTTTGGTCTTCCCCCGGAGAGCCGTGCACACCAAACTGAGTGGAGCAGAGGGGACGAGAGAAAACAGGAGCAAGGGCATGAGGGACCTTACCAAATATTATCATTCATAATAATAGAACACACATAATATGGAGAGAAATAAAAATCTTTGTGAATTCTTGACAGGAActtaaaataaaatttaaaaaatcaataCCATACACATCAGGCGATCAATAACAAATCAACCACACTCTCATGCCTCTTGTGCTGGTCCAGCAGATCCCTGTCAGTGATTAAAATCTTCAGTTCTTTTAGATCTTGTAAGAACTCCTTCTCAAGATCCACGTCCATGTCTTCCACCATGTTATCTGAGAAGACAAAACTACTTCAGACCTCTGATGTTGCCATATTATATTACAGTGCTGGGATCGTATAATTGTTTGCAGAACTTCAATTATAATGCGGGTCTCATAGGGAAGCAGGACTGATTGCACTGTACAACTGCAGATCTGATAGACCAGGGAATCACCCAATGCTCCCACTGTCCAGTTGCTGATGAGCTGCCCTGCACAGAAGGCAAAGTCCTGGAATGTAAGATAGTGCAGCTTCTTCTTCCCCGTCTCAAAGCGATTATTGGCAAAGAAAACGATGGCAGCGTAATCCCTGAGAAGAGGAGACACAGGGgagttttataaaaaataaaaaaaaaacagatagaTACAAGATTTAAATTCCACTATTTTCTACTCTTACCTGGCCAGCATGTCAGAGAGAAGGAAGTGCTGACGAATGTTCTCCACCAGGGGTCCCTTCAGTTCCTCCACAACTTTGAATACACGCTTGAAGTTATCAAACTAGGAGAAAAAGGTGATAGTTCAGAAGTCCACATGTAGAAAAACAGTTACATTTGGCCTTAAAATTGCAGTGTCTAGAGCTCTGTAGCTCATAGAATCTGTACAGGCAGGACAGTTTCACTAATGTTACAGGTCAGAGATATAGTCATTGTTATTGGGAGAGTCCGTCTTAGGTTTTTGCTACCTGCCGCCTGCAGCTCTTCAGTGTGACACCAGTCTTTGCACTGACGTCATCAAGGTCCTTCTTGGTCCCCTTTGAGAGCTTCTTCCCAAGGACCTCTCGTACAAACACGCTATCGAAAGCATAGTACCtttacacagaggagagacagacagattaggtGACGTTTAAGCCAGAGGAAGATAAGATATAAAGATGTGTATCAGGAGTTGGTAGAGCACCTCTCTATGAGCATGACCTGGCGATGAGGTGGGATCTGGAACAACAACTGATTGGCCAGCTTGACAGGGCTGTGTAGGAGGCGCTCACACATCTGGAAGGTTCTGTACTGGTCCATGGTGTCACTGTGCAGAACCTCAGCACTGGCCTCACACCCCTCCAATACCCCTCCCTCCATACGAACCTTCACTGCATCATTCACTGAGGATGGGGCAGAAAGGTAACAGGATTCACAGTTTACGTCATAGAGAATTTGATTAAATAACTTTGATGGATGACTGTGTCTAGTATATCTATGTGTGTGAGTTGGTTAATGTTGTGGCCCAAACCTGTGTAGCCATCCAGCCATAGCTGATACACTTCCTCATCCATAATGGTGGTGTTAACCACAAACACATCAAGTTCAACTGACATCTATGCAGAAACAAGAAAAATTGTTTTAATAAGCTTCAAAGTTTTCATTCAACTTGTCACAATACCTGTGGAATATCATTAACCATAACTACTGTACTAAGTTATCAAGTCAAGGTAGCTAGCTACTTGTTATATTAACTAAAGTTACATACATTATCTGACTAAACAAGAAGATACTTACCCTTTTAAATTATGGTTCCAATATTCTATATTGTTATACGGCAAATCCATAGGCTGTCCAGAATTGATAAATGAACGTTGGTTAAGGTGGCTAGCGAGTTGACCAGCGACTATCACCCAAGATAAAAACAGGAGAAATATGAATTAGCATCTAAAAAAATATCGGATAATAAcctcatataaaatatatatttactaCAGGAGACATTTCCATCCGTTGCTAATGCTGTAGTGATGCCCTTTAAAAAAAACGACAGAAAAGACCTGTCAACAACAGACTTGCTTCCATACAGCTGAGCACTTCCGTGTTTTGTCACGCAGATGGAGTCGTAGGTCCTTCTTCTTCTTCGGTGGAGTTTAAACGtcggttggcatccaatatgtGCATTGCCGCCCCCAAAGGAACTATAGTGTACATCCCTTCAATGTTCCCTCAAAAAACGTCACTGAGCAAATGTTAGGTCTGCTGAGAGcaaacttgaacgttgtgaaaattgtgaaaattctgtgcaacttccagcgcaCGTTTACTGTGAAccctgaggctgtacccactttaaattacagttttaacagtggccaagtaggctactgtgtttttttttatcacaATATAGGCCTAACAGAGTGGCCTAAAATAATAAactatggagaaaatgcatcccataacagtttaacatggaaatagctgttctatcattcagcctacagtagcagccaatgcgTGGCGTTCAATGTAGGGCTACAATCCATGAGActtttgagagagaaaaaaaacatgcagggcttgacattaaattttatccacttgtccttcagacaaggaggtgactgaaaatgtttgtgttgtttgatgcaagaaaccactttacaaactAAAATACATGATTCACATACcaccgctacaagaccatggtgcttgcctacggagctgtgaggggaacggcacctcagtacctccaggctctgatcaggccctacacccaaacaagggcactgcgttcatccacctctggcctgctcgcctccctaccactgaggaagtacagttcccgctcagcccagtcaaaactgttcgctgctctggccccccaatggtggaacaaactccctcacgacgccaggacagcggagtcaatcaccaccttccggagacacctgaaaccccacctctttaaggaatacctaggataggataaagtaatccttctcacccccttaaaagacctagatgcattattgtaaagtggctgttccactggatgtcataaggtgaaagcaccaatttgtaagtcgctctggataagagcgtctgctaaatgacttaaatgtaaatgtaattattacagagaatcaaacaaatgattctaccctctgcctattggcttatTCACGCATGTCTCAAAATACAAGACTGCCTCTTTAAGACAGAAATTTACATGTTTTGTGctcattgctgactacaaattatctataactgggctaataagtcactaactagcaaaggatatgaacaaaatgtgcacaggtggctacatgcagctcttgctttgatctcaaaacaagcacatTACTAAGATCACAgatgtaaacacagtccagtcctaagtaaatggcacagattaatttatggcaatggtctatttgcatataggcctactgcagctctgattggttatgcagCACCGGTCTGTCTAGACTACAGGCTGTCATGAGCAGTAGAATCCAACTCTGATGCGTTCTGCTTACAAGAAAATCTattgcatagtttgttttgttttcgGTATGTTGAATTGAAGTAGCTAATATTGCATTTAATCAATCACAATTGCAACAGTAAAGGGAAATGTTTATAGTGTTAACTACCTAACAGGGAAAACtatagaaagttgagtgaagttcaatcttatGCTTCTCTCTGTGGGCTTCTGTGCTCTGCACAGCAGTcctgaatgcacacacacagcttagagggaacattgcatCTATTACACTTTGTGATACAAAAGGGGGAACgggaaaataaaatacaaatatatttttaattacCTTACACATTTCACTACTTCGACCCTATCTGCCACTGCACCATGCCAAAGGCCTGGGAGAACAGGACACCACCAgtcaacacaccctgtaactttTATGAAGTCAAATCTGGTATACCcaaatacttctctgcagctgccaccacaacatctattcTCTGTGATTCACGTTCCATTTCTGTGGTACAATTGACAACCATTGCTATGAAcgctaagaagccaaccttaATGAAGCATACTGTATATCACTCATTGGCCTATCCCTCTGTGCTGGCACATATCTACTACTCACAGGAATCCTCTCAGGATGCCTCACCCTTGACCCatcctcctctactttcttcactgtctCAGCATATGACATCTTCTGCACTACTCTAGCCagctcaacctgcctctctcgcactGGACAATTCTGATCCCGCCTCTACAATACGTCCTATTggccaacatgcaatcattggagaataaactggatgagctccgttcgagactatcctaccaacaggacattaaaaacagtaatatcttgtgtttcactgagccgtggctgaacgacgacatagataatatacagttggctgggttttccttGCATCAGCAAGACAGAACAGCtacctccggtaagacaaggggtggtggtctgtgtctatttgtcaataacagcttgtgggcaaaatctaatattaaagaagttttaaggttttgctcgcctgaggtagagtatgcTGTAGACCAaactatttaccaagagttttcatctagatttttcgtagctgtctatttaccaccacaaaccgatgctggcactaagacggcagtcaacgagctgtatatcgccataagcaaacaagaaaatgctcatccagaggcggcgctgctagtggccagggactttaatgcaggaaacttaaatccgctttacctcatttctaccagcatgtcacatgtgcaaccagagggaccACTTTttttccacacacagagatgcatacaaagctctccctcgccctccatttggcaaatctgaccataattatatcctcctgattcctgtgtCAGAGGAGGCATTAAAAACttccaaagactccagccaccctattcatggactgttctctctgctaccgcacagcaagcggtaccggagcgccaatcTAGGtcaaaaaggctccttaacagcttctacccccaaaccataagactactgaacagctgatcaaatggctacctggactatttgcattgaccccccctttttttatgctgctgctactcgctgtttattatctatgcatagtcactttacccctacctacataaacatattacctcaattacctcgactaacctgtacctacgcacattgacttggtaccggtaccccctgtatatatagcctcgttattgttgttttattgtg is a window encoding:
- the LOC115131160 gene encoding acidic fibroblast growth factor intracellular-binding protein B-like; translated protein: MSVELDVFVVNTTIMDEEVYQLWLDGYTVNDAVKVRMEGGVLEGCEASAEVLHSDTMDQYRTFQMCERLLHSPVKLANQLLFQIPPHRQVMLIERYYAFDSVFVREVLGKKLSKGTKKDLDDVSAKTGVTLKSCRRQFDNFKRVFKVVEELKGPLVENIRQHFLLSDMLARDYAAIVFFANNRFETGKKKLHYLTFQDFAFCAGQLISNWTVGALDNMVEDMDVDLEKEFLQDLKELKILITDRDLLDQHKSLVCTALRGKTKAFNEMEANFKNLSRGLVNIAAKLTNTKEVRDFFIDLVEKFIEPCRSDKWTAGDMRLYLTHYTNSAHVLDTFKHQVVWDRYMGVIKSCILKMYHD